TGACGGAACCATAACCACAGTCGATACCCTTTGTTTCTTGCTTGACAAGTATGGTGACCCCCGTTGGCGTGAGTTTGACCATCGGGTTGAACGAGGTGAGGCAACTGAGCGCGAGTCGCTCGTTTGGCAAATGGATACGTTGCGGATTCCCTTTCCCGATGCCATCGAAGAGATTACTCATTCGATCCGATTGCGTGATGGTGTATTAGAGTTCTTTTCATGGTGTGCCGACAACAATTTTCCAGTTCGAATTGTCTCGGGCGGGTATGAAGAGTTGATTCAAGCGTATTTACAGCAATGGCACCTCGAGGTTGCTGTCTACGCGAATCGTTTCCCGGGGTATACTACTTCCGGAGGCTGGCAAGTTGAGTCACCACCACAACGATTGCAGGATTGCCGCTATAGTTGCTGTAAATGTGTTTCCTTGGATTGGGCGCGTGAAACTGCAAAGAAAACGGTATACATCGGCGACGGGATTACCGACTATTGCGTGGCATCGAAGTGCGATCACATCTATTCGTTAAAGGATGGAGCACTTTCCCGGATGTTAGCACGCGACGAAATCCCAACCCGGCATTTTGTATCGTTCGACGAGATTTTACAAAATGAAAAACAACGCTTGGAGTTCTGATGACTTTGCGATTGCAATTTCATGAACCGAAGCCCCGTGCTTCCATTCGCTTTTCTTTTCAATCGATTGAACAACCGATGTTCACCCCAACCGAACCGCCAGCAAAAAGTGCGGATAAAGTGTTTTGCCCGGTCTGTGGTGCGACCGCAGTTGTTGAACAGTGTAAAGTCGTGTGTCGTAGCAAGCTGTGCACTTATCGAATCGTTTTCAACTGTTCGGAGTTCTAACTCGATTGTTCATTATTCG
This bacterium DNA region includes the following protein-coding sequences:
- a CDS encoding MtnX-like HAD-IB family phosphatase, whose amino-acid sequence is MTPVVYLLDFDGTITTVDTLCFLLDKYGDPRWREFDHRVERGEATERESLVWQMDTLRIPFPDAIEEITHSIRLRDGVLEFFSWCADNNFPVRIVSGGYEELIQAYLQQWHLEVAVYANRFPGYTTSGGWQVESPPQRLQDCRYSCCKCVSLDWARETAKKTVYIGDGITDYCVASKCDHIYSLKDGALSRMLARDEIPTRHFVSFDEILQNEKQRLEF